The following are encoded together in the Caretta caretta isolate rCarCar2 chromosome 17, rCarCar1.hap1, whole genome shotgun sequence genome:
- the TLCD2 gene encoding TLC domain-containing protein 2 has translation MGPSPGLLLIGGSFAAFRLLNRGLERLVPPPRPALRNRWKWRNIWTSFAHSLLSGAGALLGFYLHPQMAEDLIGTHSPAAHCVVSVSIGYFLQDFVDMLCNQKLHQSWELLFHHSVVIICFSVAVVVHQYIGFALVALLVEINSIFLHLRQILLMANLLHTTCYRLNSIINLGTYVVFRITTLAWMTRWLVLNRENIPLATYTVGTVGMAIMTPMNIILFYRLLRSDFLKSSREAWREKEK, from the exons ATGGGGCCGAGCCCGGGGCTCCTGCTCATCGGCGGCTCCTTCGCGGCGTTCCGGCTGCTGAACCGCGGGCTGGAGCGGCTggtgcccccgccccgccccgcgctcCGCAACCGCTGGAAGTGGCGAAACATCTGGACCTCGTTCGCGCACAGCCTGCTGAGCGGCGCCGGGGCGCTGCTGGG GTTCTATCTCCACCCCCAGATGGCGGAGGACCTGATCGGAACTCACTCCCCGGCCGCGCACTGCGTGGTCTCGGTGTCCATAG GATATTTTCTCCAAGATTTTGTGGATATGTTGTGTAATCAGAAGCTTCACCAGTCCTGGGAGCTGCTTTTCCATCACTCGGTG GTGATTATCTGCTTTAGCGTGGCAGTGGTGGTTCATCAGTATATTGGATTCGCTCTTGTGGCTTTGCTTGTAGAGATTAACTCCATCTTCCTGCATCTGCGACAGATCCTTCTAATGGCCAACCTGCTGCACACCACCTGTTACCGCCTCAACAGTATCATAAATCTGGGCACCTACGTAGTGTTTCGCATCACCACGCTGGCCTGGATGACACGCTGGCTGGTCCTAAACCGTGAAAACATACCACTGGCAACATATACTGTGGGCACAGTGGGCATGGCCATCATGACACCCATGAACATCATCCTCTTCTACCGCTTATTGCGCAGTGACTTCCTTAAGTCCAGCCGGGAGGCATGGCGGGAGAAGGAGAAATAG